The Desulfococcus multivorans DNA window ACACGACAACACAGCGCGACTCCCTCAGTGAACTGTTGGGACAGCTTGCCAACAACTCGGCTGCTGTGGTTCACGACGAGATCGAGCTCGTGATCCAGGGAATTCGCGAAAAGGCGGCGGCTGTCCGCAGCGGATTTTTCACCGCCGTGACAGGAGCGGCTATCGGTTTTGCCGGATTCTTGTCTCTTTGCACCGCATTGATTATCGGGCTTTCCGCTTATATGGCCCCCGTCATGGCGGCGCTTGTCACTGGAGCGGCGCTTGCTTTAATCGGAGCCGTCATTGCCTTCATGGGTTACAGGCAATTGAAGAAGTCGATCCGTAACCCATAGAAGCCAATGCAAACACCGAAAAGGAGGATAAGGAATGGCTGAAAGAGAGCATCCCGGCAACGGAAAGGAAGCGTTTATCGAACGCAGTTCCGAAGAGATACGTCAGGACATCGCAAAAGAAAAGGATGAGATTTCCCAGAAAGTCGATCAAATCGGCGAGCGGATCAAGGAGAGCCTGGATTGGCGGGAATATGTGAAGGGCTCTCCATACTGGGCGATGGGGGCTGCCGCCGGCCTTGGGTATCTTGCCTCAAGGGTATTGAAGAGACGCACCACGCCCATGGAGCGGATCATGGGTGCCATTGCCGGGGAGGTTCAAAACTCACTCGGCGGCCTGGTTGCCGGAGCCGCAGGCCCCGGCCTGATCAAGGTAACCCTGCTGGGTATTGCCACCAAGGCTGCCGCCGGCTGGATCAGGAATGCAGCCTCGACGGAAGCGGCAGGCGGCGGCGGTCCTCAACCGCAGACAGGACGGGGTTCAATCGTCAGCCAAGGAATGGATACACAGCCCGTTGTTAACATCAACCCGTAATGTTTACA harbors:
- a CDS encoding phage holin family protein — encoded protein: MSSNVANKDTTTQRDSLSELLGQLANNSAAVVHDEIELVIQGIREKAAAVRSGFFTAVTGAAIGFAGFLSLCTALIIGLSAYMAPVMAALVTGAALALIGAVIAFMGYRQLKKSIRNP